AATCCCCGTTGTGATTGATAAGGATATGGCATTCGGCCATATCATTTCCGAAATGGATTGTGCCGATGTGCGCCGCATTCCATTGCCCATGGGGCAGCATATTCCCACATTGGAAGAAACATTGATCTTGCTGTCCGGGTTGAATGCGACGCGGGCCGACGATGATGATCTGTTCATCAATATTGAATTAAAGGGCCCGAATGTGGTGAAGCCAACGATGAATGTCGTGGACAGTGTCGCCAACCATTATGGGTTAAAGAAAAGTTCAATTTACTACAGCGCAACCGATCGCCAGAAATTGGTGGATGTACGGATCCGCGATGCGTATGCGAATATTCAACCCACCATCCTGACCATGGAATTGTTTGCGCCGGAAAAGGTTCACCAGCCGGGGTATTACGTCAGCCCGCGCACGGCGTATAACAAGGCGGCGTTGGGGGATTTGCGCCAATATATTCGTGACATGGATTGTTGTGCCATTGATGTGCCAACCACCGATATCCGCCCGCAATTGATTGATGTGGCGAATGATCTGGGCGTTGGTTTTTGTACGCATCCGTCGGGTCCGCGCCGTGTCATTGATGCGGGGAAAACCTATAACGCCCTGAGCTTATTGCATGCCTACGCGGTGAGCAGCAGAAAATCAGTCACTTTTAAGGTCGATGATATTGCGGCGGGGCGTGCGGTTGTTCATGCTGTGCAGAAGAAAAAGAGAATGCCCGTTCCGGCATTGGAACATGCGATGGGGACATTGTTTATATAAACAATTCCTATGGTGTTCCCCACGCCGCGCCGCTGTAGAAGAAAATTCCCAGACCCACAGTAAAAATCAAACATCCATACAACGCATGTTCAATGCAGGCGAGCCAGAGCGATTGGTGTTTGGCGTAATCACGCGCGAATAAATATCCGCCAATCACCGTCATGGCCAGCGCGACCCAGTTCAGGAACAGGACGTGCATAAAGCCGAAGGCCAGCGCACTGGCCGCGATGAAACCGCGCCCGCGTCCAAATAACGGCGCATAGCGGTTATACAGGAAGGTGCGGTAAATCATTTCCTGCGGCCAGACGGAGAGCAGGGGGTAGAACACCATGATCTTCACCCATAATGATGGGCGTTCCAGCGGCATGGACAGGAATTGATCCGGCATAAATGCCCATGTCATCCCCGCGATGATCGGGGCGAACAGGATGAAGCGCATCAGCACCGGGCGCAGCCCCGCGCGCAGGCCGGAATCGTTGCGATCCATACCGTGATGTTCGCGCACATAAAGATAGGTGAGGATGGAGCCGATCCACAGCAGGGTCAGCATCAACCCCCGATCCTTGAGCGCGAGAATAAGAAGCGGTGTGCCACCGAACAGGGCCGCAAATTCAAACGCCAGATAGTATTTGGAAG
The genomic region above belongs to Micavibrio aeruginosavorus EPB and contains:
- a CDS encoding glycerophosphodiester phosphodiesterase yields the protein MTIKIIGHRGNGRTTETPFAQGKAPQQTLLSFTQAIANGADGVEFDVFLTRDQIPVVIDKDMAFGHIISEMDCADVRRIPLPMGQHIPTLEETLILLSGLNATRADDDDLFINIELKGPNVVKPTMNVVDSVANHYGLKKSSIYYSATDRQKLVDVRIRDAYANIQPTILTMELFAPEKVHQPGYYVSPRTAYNKAALGDLRQYIRDMDCCAIDVPTTDIRPQLIDVANDLGVGFCTHPSGPRRVIDAGKTYNALSLLHAYAVSSRKSVTFKVDDIAAGRAVVHAVQKKKRMPVPALEHAMGTLFI
- a CDS encoding CPBP family intramembrane glutamic endopeptidase; amino-acid sequence: MMARLRSLLSSKYYLAFEFAALFGGTPLLILALKDRGLMLTLLWIGSILTYLYVREHHGMDRNDSGLRAGLRPVLMRFILFAPIIAGMTWAFMPDQFLSMPLERPSLWVKIMVFYPLLSVWPQEMIYRTFLYNRYAPLFGRGRGFIAASALAFGFMHVLFLNWVALAMTVIGGYLFARDYAKHQSLWLACIEHALYGCLIFTVGLGIFFYSGAAWGTP